The proteins below come from a single Candidatus Angelobacter sp. genomic window:
- a CDS encoding FtsX-like permease family protein: MTFWTLILRSLRFHVRSHLGALLGAMAGSAVLIGALVVGDSVRGSLREMALARLGRVQLALVGNDRFFRAALADELAHKGLIEGQVAPAIQLTATAGTPDDSAHVNRARLLGVDERFWWLNNAQPSFKPPSDDEVVLNQPLADQLKVKPGDSVVLRVAKPDRLSREAPISPQEDASVSLRLNVAAIASDAEFGRFSLQASQIAPFNAFVSLATLQKQLQLPGRANLLLASTDEDPWAVVQANVALRQTWTLADAELELRELPAVNALELRTGRLFLDPPVADAALKSATNASGVLTYFVNELRVGERAAPYSMVAAMGAPVVPPAMRDGEVIINQWLADDLGAKPGDKLDLSYYVIGLSRRLEERTNEFIVRTIVPLTGAAADRTLMPDFPGLEKAESTRDWDPSLPVKLARIRPKDEEYWKSHRGTPKAFVTLAAGQKMWGNRFGNLTAVRYRFELPLFSRGLRSVAPIELSPGSTAVPPASPPRDSESPTAFSGFLKRFRVELEKKLIATLDPASIGLSFEPVRQQALAAAEQSQDFGGLFLGFSFFLIAAALLLMALLFQFGIEQRAAEVGILLALGFTPKQVRRMLLLEGGALAVLGAALGVAGGVAYSHAML, translated from the coding sequence ATGACCTTTTGGACGCTCATCCTTCGCAGCCTGCGCTTCCACGTCCGCTCGCATCTCGGCGCGTTGCTCGGGGCGATGGCCGGAAGCGCGGTGTTGATCGGCGCGCTGGTGGTCGGGGATTCGGTGCGGGGAAGCCTGCGCGAGATGGCGCTGGCGCGCCTGGGCAGGGTGCAGCTCGCACTCGTAGGCAACGACCGCTTTTTTCGCGCTGCCCTGGCGGACGAACTGGCGCACAAGGGACTGATCGAAGGCCAGGTCGCGCCAGCCATCCAACTGACAGCGACAGCTGGAACGCCGGACGACTCCGCTCATGTCAACCGGGCCCGGTTGCTCGGCGTCGATGAGCGATTCTGGTGGCTGAACAATGCCCAGCCTTCATTCAAGCCGCCCTCCGACGACGAAGTGGTGCTCAATCAACCGCTCGCCGATCAACTCAAAGTAAAGCCGGGGGACAGCGTTGTGCTGCGAGTGGCCAAGCCAGACCGCCTTTCCCGGGAAGCGCCCATTTCACCACAGGAAGACGCTTCCGTTTCCCTCAGACTGAATGTGGCGGCGATCGCGTCCGACGCGGAGTTTGGCCGATTCAGCCTGCAAGCGAGTCAAATCGCTCCATTCAATGCGTTCGTTTCGCTGGCCACGTTGCAAAAGCAGTTGCAGCTTCCCGGACGCGCCAATCTCCTGTTGGCGAGCACGGACGAAGATCCGTGGGCTGTGGTTCAAGCAAATGTCGCGCTCCGTCAAACCTGGACACTGGCCGACGCCGAGCTCGAACTGCGAGAACTGCCCGCAGTCAACGCGCTAGAACTGCGTACGGGTCGTTTATTCCTCGATCCGCCGGTGGCAGACGCGGCACTCAAATCAGCCACGAACGCGTCCGGCGTTCTGACTTATTTTGTCAACGAACTGCGCGTCGGCGAGCGAGCGGCCCCCTATTCAATGGTTGCGGCCATGGGTGCTCCGGTGGTTCCCCCGGCCATGCGGGACGGGGAAGTGATCATCAACCAGTGGCTCGCAGACGATCTCGGCGCGAAACCGGGCGACAAGCTCGACTTGAGCTACTACGTCATCGGACTGTCGCGGCGGCTTGAAGAGCGGACCAATGAATTCATCGTGCGCACGATTGTGCCTTTAACCGGCGCGGCGGCGGACCGCACACTCATGCCCGATTTTCCAGGTCTGGAAAAAGCGGAGAGCACCCGCGATTGGGACCCGAGCCTGCCGGTGAAACTCGCGAGAATTCGGCCGAAAGACGAGGAGTATTGGAAAAGCCACCGAGGCACGCCGAAGGCGTTTGTCACGCTCGCCGCCGGGCAAAAGATGTGGGGCAATCGCTTCGGCAACCTGACCGCTGTGCGATATCGGTTTGAATTGCCTTTGTTTTCCCGCGGTCTGCGCTCGGTGGCGCCGATCGAACTGTCCCCCGGGAGCACGGCGGTTCCTCCTGCGTCGCCACCACGGGACTCGGAGTCCCCGACCGCGTTTTCCGGATTCCTGAAGAGGTTCCGGGTGGAGTTGGAGAAGAAGCTCATCGCAACGCTCGACCCGGCTTCCATCGGATTAAGCTTCGAGCCGGTGCGACAACAAGCCCTGGCCGCGGCCGAACAATCGCAGGATTTTGGCGGACTGTTTCTTGGGTTCAGTTTCTTCCTCATTGCCGCCGCCCTGCTGTTGATGGCCTTGCTGTTTCAATTCGGGATCGAGCAACGTGCGGCGGAAGTCGGCATTCTGCTCGCGCTGGGTTTCACACCGAAACAAGTGCGGCGGATGTTGCTCCTCGAAGGCGGGGCGTTGGCCGTCTTGGGCGCCGCGCTCGGCGTGGCTGGCGGCGTGGCGTACTCACACGCCATGCTG
- a CDS encoding ABC transporter ATP-binding protein, whose amino-acid sequence MSLPLLSLTDVSKRYESPDDAEGVPVLRDVTLEIERGESAAIVGPSGSGKSTLLNIIGTLDRATSGRVLLDGRELSRLDETQLAAVRNREIGFVFQAHHLLPQCTVLENVLIPTLAARDGALRDGAGERARQLLDRVGLGARISHRPGQLSGGERQRVAVVRALINQPKLLLADEPTGALDRAAAQILADLLVQLNKGEGVTLIVVTHALGFAKRMSRVLELRDGVLVPGDS is encoded by the coding sequence ATGTCGTTGCCCTTGCTCAGCCTGACCGATGTTTCCAAACGCTACGAATCACCCGATGACGCGGAGGGTGTCCCGGTGTTGCGCGATGTCACGCTGGAAATCGAGCGCGGTGAGTCGGCCGCCATCGTGGGACCGTCCGGTTCGGGCAAGAGCACGCTGCTGAATATCATCGGCACGCTCGACCGGGCCACGAGCGGACGGGTGCTGCTCGATGGCAGGGAGTTGAGCCGGCTTGACGAGACCCAGCTCGCCGCAGTCCGCAACCGCGAGATCGGGTTCGTTTTTCAGGCGCACCACCTCCTGCCACAGTGCACCGTGCTGGAAAACGTGCTGATCCCCACGCTCGCGGCCAGAGACGGCGCCCTGCGGGATGGTGCGGGCGAACGCGCCAGGCAACTGCTCGACCGAGTGGGTCTGGGCGCGCGGATTTCACATCGTCCCGGGCAGCTTTCCGGAGGCGAACGCCAGCGCGTGGCCGTCGTTCGCGCCCTGATCAATCAACCGAAACTGTTGCTGGCCGATGAACCGACCGGCGCGCTTGACCGCGCCGCCGCGCAAATCCTCGCCGATCTCCTCGTGCAATTGAACAAAGGCGAGGGCGTGACATTGATCGTCGTGACGCACGCGCTGGGTTTTGCGAAGCGGATGAGCCGGGTGCTGGAACTCAGGGATGGCGTGCTCGTGCCAGGTGATTCATGA
- a CDS encoding AMP-binding protein — translation MAEDSLHARSAIVSAQFEQLRRLLAALVPANSFYTSKLSRMGATIASLEKFSETFPFTTKQEIVDDQRAHPPHGTNLTYAPDRYTRFHQTSGTTGAPIRWLDTPESWNWMVESWTEILRAAGVAARDRVFFAFSFGPFIGFWLAFEAAQRLGCLCIPGGGLGSAARLRLMIDNGATALCCTPTYALRLAEVAAEEKIDLRRAKVQTLIVAGEPGGSVPALRARLQKLWHGARVFDHHGMTETGPVTYECPKQAGVLHVIEPAYLAEVIEPASGKPVEAGQQGELVLTTLGRVGSPLLRYRTGDLVKPVRRPSSIDPQPCICGRHTLALEGGILGRVDDMVVIRGVNIFPSAVEDIIRACGDVAEYQVTVNRVHSLTELSVQVEPTTECSRPLALAGRLEKDFQDAFALRVPVKPVPTGTLPRFEMKAKRWIKVA, via the coding sequence ATGGCTGAGGATTCCTTGCACGCCCGGTCGGCGATCGTTTCGGCCCAATTCGAGCAATTGCGCCGGCTGCTCGCGGCGCTCGTTCCGGCGAATTCGTTCTACACAAGCAAGCTTTCTCGAATGGGCGCGACCATCGCGAGCCTGGAGAAATTTTCGGAAACCTTCCCGTTTACAACCAAGCAGGAAATCGTCGATGACCAGCGCGCCCACCCGCCCCACGGCACGAACCTGACGTATGCGCCTGACCGATACACGCGCTTTCATCAAACCAGCGGAACCACCGGGGCGCCGATCCGCTGGCTCGACACGCCGGAAAGCTGGAACTGGATGGTGGAAAGCTGGACTGAAATCCTCCGTGCCGCGGGCGTGGCCGCGCGGGATCGCGTCTTCTTTGCGTTTTCCTTCGGGCCGTTCATCGGATTCTGGCTCGCGTTCGAGGCGGCGCAACGCCTCGGCTGCCTTTGCATTCCGGGCGGCGGCCTCGGCAGCGCGGCGCGACTGAGGTTGATGATCGACAATGGCGCGACGGCACTTTGTTGCACACCCACCTACGCCTTGCGGCTGGCAGAAGTCGCCGCCGAAGAGAAAATCGATTTGCGGCGCGCAAAAGTGCAGACTCTCATCGTCGCGGGCGAACCGGGCGGCAGCGTCCCGGCGCTCCGGGCACGACTTCAGAAGCTGTGGCATGGCGCTCGCGTCTTCGATCACCACGGCATGACGGAAACCGGCCCGGTCACCTACGAATGCCCGAAGCAGGCCGGAGTTTTGCACGTCATCGAACCCGCCTACCTCGCCGAGGTTATTGAACCAGCGTCGGGCAAACCCGTCGAAGCCGGCCAGCAAGGTGAGCTCGTGTTGACCACGCTCGGCCGCGTCGGCTCGCCGCTGCTCCGTTACCGCACCGGGGATCTCGTCAAACCTGTCCGTCGACCTTCGTCCATCGACCCTCAACCGTGCATTTGCGGCCGTCACACCCTCGCTCTGGAAGGTGGCATACTCGGACGCGTGGATGACATGGTCGTAATCCGCGGCGTGAATATATTCCCCAGTGCTGTCGAAGACATCATCCGCGCCTGCGGCGATGTGGCGGAGTACCAGGTCACCGTAAACCGTGTTCATTCGTTGACCGAACTGAGCGTCCAGGTCGAACCGACGACGGAATGCTCCAGGCCGCTCGCACTCGCGGGGCGGCTTGAAAAAGATTTCCAGGATGCATTTGCGTTGCGCGTTCCCGTAAAACCGGTGCCAACCGGAACTCTGCCACGTTTCGAGATGAAGGCGAAACGATGGATAAAGGTCGCGTGA
- a CDS encoding thioesterase family protein has protein sequence MAYEFKAVRRVEFSETDMAGIVHYSNFFRYMETAEHAFFRSLGFSVVTDKTDPPVGWPRVHAACDYAQPLRFEDEVEIHMLVSEKKAKSLGYAFRFRKLNASPPVEVARGTLTVVCVTHDESGKMRAAPIPKALADKIEVAPEESWK, from the coding sequence ATGGCTTACGAATTCAAAGCGGTGCGGCGCGTGGAATTTTCAGAGACCGACATGGCGGGCATCGTCCATTACTCGAATTTCTTCCGCTACATGGAGACCGCCGAGCACGCCTTTTTCCGGTCGCTCGGGTTTTCCGTCGTGACCGACAAGACCGATCCTCCCGTCGGCTGGCCCCGCGTCCATGCCGCGTGCGACTACGCGCAGCCATTGCGCTTCGAGGACGAGGTCGAAATCCACATGCTGGTCAGCGAGAAGAAGGCAAAGTCGCTCGGCTACGCTTTTCGGTTCCGCAAGCTGAACGCCTCGCCACCGGTGGAGGTGGCACGAGGAACACTGACCGTCGTCTGCGTCACGCACGACGAGAGCGGCAAAATGCGAGCGGCGCCCATTCCGAAGGCTCTCGCCGACAAAATCGAGGTGGCGCCGGAGGAATCGTGGAAGTAG
- a CDS encoding glycosyltransferase family 4 protein — MNIVQITPGAGGMYCGNCFRDNALVAALRQQGQEVLMVPLYLPMTLDEEDESRGTPIFFGGVNVYLEQKWALFRHAPRWLHRLLKSPTLLKWAAGKAAGTRAEDVGDLTISMLRGEEGNQARELDELIGWLAQKPHPDVICLSNALLVGLVRKLKQELRSPVVCMLQGEDYFLDSLPQGQRDEAWRTLAGRAAEVDLFIAPSRYFSELMTRRLRLAANKVRVIYNGIHLAGYEKTDAAGRSTEPPVLGYFARMCREKGLDRLVEAFLLLKRNARTKNLKLRVGGGCGPSDEPFVEALRERLKTNGVLHDVEFHPNLDRAAKVQFLRSLDIFCVPALYGEAFGLYVIEALAAGVPVAQPRAAAFPELIEATGGGVLYEPGDVEALAGAIESLVTNPEKRRALGDAGRQVVWQAFNAGRMAENVGRAFQQVSSGRPAPQETGASFQIANRRASA, encoded by the coding sequence GTGAACATCGTCCAGATCACCCCCGGCGCGGGCGGCATGTACTGCGGAAACTGTTTCCGCGACAACGCGCTTGTCGCCGCGTTGCGTCAGCAGGGTCAGGAAGTCCTGATGGTCCCCCTTTATTTGCCAATGACGCTGGATGAGGAGGATGAGAGCCGCGGCACGCCGATTTTCTTCGGCGGCGTCAACGTTTACCTCGAACAGAAGTGGGCGCTCTTCCGTCACGCGCCGCGATGGCTCCATCGCCTGCTGAAATCGCCGACCCTGTTGAAATGGGCGGCGGGCAAGGCTGCCGGGACGCGCGCCGAGGACGTCGGCGATCTTACAATCTCCATGCTGCGGGGTGAGGAAGGGAATCAGGCGCGTGAACTGGACGAATTGATCGGCTGGCTGGCGCAAAAGCCGCATCCGGACGTGATCTGTCTTTCAAACGCGCTGCTCGTCGGGCTGGTGCGCAAACTGAAACAGGAACTACGCTCGCCGGTCGTCTGCATGTTGCAGGGCGAGGATTATTTTCTCGATTCGCTGCCGCAGGGGCAGCGCGATGAAGCATGGCGAACGCTGGCCGGACGGGCGGCGGAGGTGGATCTGTTCATCGCGCCGAGCCGCTACTTCAGCGAGTTGATGACCAGACGGCTTCGCTTGGCGGCGAACAAGGTCCGCGTGATTTACAACGGCATTCACCTTGCGGGATACGAGAAAACAGATGCGGCAGGCCGGAGCACGGAACCGCCGGTGCTGGGCTACTTTGCCCGCATGTGCCGGGAAAAAGGATTGGACCGGCTCGTTGAAGCGTTCCTTTTGTTAAAGCGCAACGCACGCACCAAGAATTTGAAGCTCCGTGTGGGCGGTGGCTGCGGTCCGTCTGACGAACCATTCGTCGAGGCGCTGCGCGAGCGCTTGAAAACAAACGGAGTGTTGCACGACGTCGAGTTTCATCCGAACCTGGACCGTGCCGCGAAGGTGCAATTTCTCCGGTCACTCGACATTTTTTGCGTTCCGGCGCTTTACGGTGAGGCGTTCGGTTTGTATGTCATTGAAGCACTGGCAGCGGGGGTGCCGGTCGCGCAACCGCGCGCAGCCGCATTTCCCGAATTGATTGAAGCGACCGGCGGCGGTGTACTCTACGAGCCCGGGGACGTGGAAGCGCTGGCCGGGGCCATCGAGAGTCTGGTCACGAATCCGGAAAAACGGCGCGCGCTTGGCGACGCCGGACGGCAGGTGGTGTGGCAGGCTTTCAACGCAGGGCGCATGGCGGAAAACGTGGGCCGCGCTTTTCAGCAAGTGTCCTCGGGCCGTCCCGCCCCCCAGGAAACCGGCGCCTCTTTTCAAATCGCAAATCGCCGCGCATCCGCATAA